The Topomyia yanbarensis strain Yona2022 chromosome 3, ASM3024719v1, whole genome shotgun sequence nucleotide sequence TGTAGTGGCACAAGTACTGTAGATAAAGATCTAGAAGATTAAAGAAAATGCTAATGCCGAATGGAAAAATGTTATGAATGCGGAAATTGCAGCACATGCCGCGAACCCAACTTGGAAATTGATGCTTTTACTCTCTGGGAAGAAAGTGATTGGAATGAAATGGATCTTAAAGTAAATGGCTACACTCAGTTTTTTGCAATCGATTTCACCGAAGTATACGCACCGGTTACCTGACAGGCAACGCTAGGCGTGCTGTTGACACAATTCAGCATGGAATGCATACTGCTGAAACAACATAATTTTAAAACGATAGACGAGGAATTGTACTGAAAACGGTTTTAGGGATATGACGTACAATTGAGGAGGACAAACATGCAAAGAtaagataaataaaaataaaggtcGTTGTTATTCTGCAAAAGACATGACACTGTAGACTACGAATGAAACCCACAGTCACGGCAAGGAAATCGGAACAGGAAAAGACCACGCTGCTCCATCGAGCAACATGAAATGGAAACATCCCGTTAACTATCAAGACTAGCAATGAAAATTACAACCTATTCGAGTACCCATTCCCGGAAATACACATTCCACCAGTATTAAACCGTTGCTACATGCCGATAATGAAAACCGAACAAACCTGTTGGAAGTACTGCTCCTGCTGCTGCTGGGCATGATACTGCTGATACATTACCAAGTTGGCTGGCATCGATTGGACCGGCTGCTGTTGGATGGCAGAAGATGTAAAgaactgctgctgttgctgtagAGGAGCATTAGGATGTACGAAATTATTGTTCGCTTGTGCGGAATGATTCATGCCGGTTATGACAGTAGAGTTACTGGTGATTTGGTTCTTCTGGATCGCTTTATATGTCGGTTCAATGGAATgagtttgctgtgtgattgcattgATGATTTCACAAGGGATTGGAAAGGTGGAGTTTGGTTGGTTAGGAGGAATCTGGTTGTTGTTAGTGGATATACTATCATGGGAGGTCTTATGGGGTTCCAAAGATCCGGAACCTGCTGATTGATCCGCTGTGTTATCTATACAGGTCGAGGGTACCAAAGTAGCCGTGGAAGGTGACGTAACTAAAGAATTTTGGTTTTCAATCTCCAAAGATGATGGCGCACTGGGGTTGGGATCATTGATAGGGTTTATCGTCGTTGGTTGCTTATTTGCTTCGTCGACAGTAGGATCTAGTTTTAGCAGTTCGGTAGCGGGCAAGGACACGGTTTTCAACGGTAGATTTCCAGTGATATTCGCATCATTAGTATGCGTCGTTTTATCAGTATTATTTTGTGATTTGGGATCTATATCTACGGCTAAAGTGTTAAATACCGAGGCAGGTGTCGTGTAACATGATGCATTAACTCCACGCTGTTCGTTTTCGCGCATAAGTGCAGCTAACACAGCAGGATCACGTGCGATAATGTAAGTCTGCGGAGCACCGAGGGCCTGCTGAGAACCGTCTCCTaaagaaatcaaaaattaaTCTCTATTATTTGATTTATCATCGAAACGTCTGATTAAACACTCACCTCCCATCATCGGTCCACGAGCGGGCTTGGGAGGTGCCATATCGTCACCCGCACCCCAAGACATTGCAGCAACACGACGATTTTCGCGACGCATCGTTTCACAGTCGCTGTGGCGCTCTTCCATGAGTATTtcactgaaaattaaaaatttaatttgaaagaATTTTTTTGCCTTCAACACTAATGATTGATACTTACTAAAGTACCTCCTTGACGTTCTTGAAATTGGGCCGCTTATGTGGTTCGTATGACCAACATTGAGACATCAGCGAATACAATCGTGGGGGACAGTTAGGCGGAAGTGGTAGCCGTTCGCCGTTCTCCAACTTTCCAATTACATCACAATTTTTAATTCCTTGGAATGGTTTTACTCCGAGCATCAGGATTTCCCAAGTACAAACTCCTATGATACGATAAATGGATGGGATTACAATCAGCAAGATAGCAACGCTAGGCTCACTCACCGAACATCCAAACGTCGCTGGCAGTTGTGAACCGACGGAAATTTATCGATTCAGGAGCCATCCACTTGATCGGCAACATTCCCTTCGTGGAAGTATAGTATGACTGATCTTCAACCCATCTTGAGAGTCCAAAATCGGCAAGCTATTTCAAGAAAAGAAGCAATCATAGTAGCTTTTGGTTGATAGTTTCTATCATTTATATTCGTTTTGGCCAGAAGCATGTCAAAATTTTAAGTAcatgtaaaaatagaaaatacacttaaataaaacaaaaaatcgatcaaaaactCACCTTAATACAAGTCGGTGAACTGACGAGCACATTACGGGCGGCAATATCACGGTGAACGAACTTTTTCGATTCCAAGTAACTGAGCGCCGTTGATAGTTGATAGGAATATAGCAACAGTGTTCCTAACTTCAATCTGAAAAAAGTAACAAAATACAGAAAATGGTTCGTTACTATCCGGAGAATGATTGTTTTTTCTACGTGGAGAAACTGGTTCCCGGAGCGGTACCACCCAACGAAATCAAAACTCGTCGGCCAGATCCGCCGAGGCGAGAGGTTAGCGCGTGGGGTTATGGAGAGCTTTTCGAAACTCAAACTGGAATTAAGGGAGAAGTATTTTTTCCCTGCCGAACGAGGGCTACGAAATTACCAACTGCTGGTCAGAAACGTCTTTTTAGAATCCACCAGGCGGGTCCGGCAGGAATGTTGTACGCACCGGTGAttacgtcaaaaattcaagaacTAACCGCTTTGAACAAAACAGTAGTAACAGGAATGAAAAAACACGGAGCGAAGGGCAAGAAGAAAACCAACCAGATAAAGGGCAAGAAATGATGAAACTTACTTGGAACCGTTCTTTTTGAGGTACGCTCGCAATTCGCCTAATCGGGCCAATTCCATCACGATCCAGATCGGAGGACCACTACAGATACCGATCAGCTTGATGATGTGTGGATGCTCAAACTTTTGCATGATGTCTGCGTATGGAACAAATCATAAAACACATAACATATTCATCAGGTTGTATTTGGTcacagaataaaaaaataaaaacaatttcacttACATGCCTCCTCTAAAAACTTCTCCGAGGTAGCCAAATCTGCATCAGCTTTGCAGGTTTTTACCGCCACTTGGACGACACCACCTTTCTGTGGTGTTTCGCTGTTGTTGTTCTCTCCATTACCACCTGACAACGAAAGATCATCGAACTCGCTGGTCAGCGATTGGTTGAGTTTATTGGCCAGACTGGACTTGCTCGACAGTCTGCATGATCCAATATGCACATCACCAAATTGACCCACACCAATGATTTCATTTAGAGTGATATTTGTCCGATCTAGTTCGTAGTTTCGTGCGGCTGGTGTAGAGTAGTCACCTTCCTCATCGCACATTCCCAACTCTGCATAATCGTCATTTAGCGTTGGCTTACAATTCGAACTGGTACTTGCTTCTAGTTCATTATGCATGGAATTGTTCAATTTATCGCTACTCGATCGTGGTGAATCTTGCTTCTCAGACGATTGTGAATCTGTCATTCTTTTGATCTGACTTTTTTCCAGCGAGTTCGTTGCGCTGTTGTTGGGGGTAGTTTTTGGTATGACGGTACGATCCCATAAGCTAATATCAGTATTATTGAATAATCTACAGTAACCATCGACTAGATCAGCTATACTTTCGGATGTTTTTATACCATCACACGTGATCGCTAAGTCCTCACTGTTGCCGCTGACTTTAATCCTCAGCTGTGTCTTTATTTCGCTGCACGGGCAGGTGACTCCTTTTTTATCCTTTTTGTCGCCACTTCCGCCGCTACCGCAGGAACTGGTGAGATCTGGTTGgtctttggaatttttggaaccCGGCTGTTTGACAGCCTGGTGTCCACTCTTGGTCAGCGAGGACGATACCACACTGGTTGTTATTCGTTCGATATTTTCAAAATCGGTTACTTTCGTGGGTGGTGCCTGTGGGTTAACCGAATAAGAAATACCAACGTGAGGGCCGATAATTAAATCGACCCGAATGTTCCACCCACTACTCAGTTGGACATTGAACTGCTCCTGATCAAAGGTGTACTGTGTCCGAAGCAGATCGAAAAATTTGAGCATGTACTCCATCTCGGTATAGCTGTAAACCTTCTTGTAGCCAGCCTGGattagctttttcagattcttCTGCTTAATGGTATCTATCACAGATTTGGGTATAAAGTTGCTGAAGCCCATTTCCTTTTCTATGTACTCAAGATGGTGCTTTCGATCGTTCGAAGAGTGGTTCGTGTCTTTATAGTAATGTCGGATCCCCAAGCAGCACAGCTGAATCGCAATATCCTGATCGATATTCGGTATGTTGGACTGGATGTAATCCTGTTTGACCTGATCGAAGTAGAAGTGACACGTGGTTCGGTCTTTTTCGTACAATTCCTTCAGGCTTTTTGGTATGTAGCGTACGCGAAGCTCCGCCTTCCACACACTGTTTGCGTGGCCAACAACTCCACTGGTCTTTTGCTGCATCCTTTTAGCAATCGTGCTTTTGTCCACATTAGGACAGTCCGCGTTGCTACAGGATGGATTGAAAATGTGTGCCATAACCTGAGTCATGGATGTGTCCGGTGGCATCCAGAGCACCTCTTTGGTCAGCATGTGCCTCAGACGAAGCGCATAACTCTGTGGGTTAGTTTTGTGGCCCGGTGACATTGAATTCACAATCAGATTTATTATCTGTCGGACATCGGATGCCTCGTCGAAGCGAATCATGCGGAAGCCGTGGTTCGGCAGGTACACATGCAGTGTCTGCGTGTCGCCAGTTTGTGCTGCAAATGAAAGCGCAAAAGAAATAAACACATGTATCAGCTTGAAGCGGTAATGGCATGAGACCGGACAACATATAAGTGGTCGAAACGCGAGAATGAAAAACGATGCCCGTGAAGCGACTTCTTCGGGTGCATATGCCTTAGGGTGGTGCATTTAGTTAAATTGTTGCTGTACACCGTAtaaaagattatatttagaatcgCAAGGAAATGTTAAAAGTTATGGGATCGTGCATAACATCAACTCCAGTGTTGTATTTCAATTGTGTTACATGCTTGTAACATTGTTTTGTGAGTGTTTATATCGTTGCGATAGTCAATTCGAGACATAAAATAATCGTTCACATGTtcctgttttcattttttaagctTTTAAAGTATACTCGACATCCTCAAGCTGCACTAAAACATTATAGGATTTGTAGGGACCTCAATCGAAAAGTGAAATATTTAGTGAAAATTTTATACAACCCTCGTATGCATATGTGAGGTTCTCAGTGGGAAAATGGCAAGTGTAATTAAACTACCTCATGGTGAGCGATGTCGGGAGTAATCCAATCCAATTGCAACAACTAATGAATTGCTAAGACAAACGATCTCACCGTGGAGCTTGATTAAAAACATATATTATTTGGTGAAATTCTTTTCGAGTCTATAAACCAACATTAGTAATTTATATGCCGTGGCTATTACGATTGGTTTGGTATGTTGTGGTATTTTGCAATGCCTTTCAGCATTGGTAAATTTATCAGAATTTCGAATTCTGATTCAAAAAGTATAAGACTTATACTTAGTAGTCTTAACTGTTTTTGATTGTCTATTTATACAAAAGCTGGAGGTCCTAGttatatttttagtttaaaCTTGGTAGTTTTGTTGCAATTTTTCCCGTTTGACGATGCTCTGTcatgttttgacgtaggactacgtctttgttttcgatatgggggtgcactttgcaaattcaacaaaaatggtatgtaacgaaaagtggtccaattttaaacgcttataattcagccatcttacggtaaattttcaatttttttgcacatatcgctcagaaatacttgtaagaatagattccaatagataaacccaaagatttttgatatcatggcattaaaattttaaataatgttcaacatagttaaaataccacgcatttgcacacagaagACTGCGCTTCTctagtctggcacgacagatttatgtacctaacgcgcaacgcttctatgaatgacgtcatcatcgactatttaaagagcagatttggttgggcaagctcagttgcctcttggacagcaggcagagcagagcactgcgctgcatgctcccacagccagtgtagcagaggctagcgtcgtggtactagttgtctctttcgtaCCACCCATCATCaagttgactcattttgcttggtgcgtatcttccattcgtgtacggacacgatgtactggcacagcttcaagcacggtacaccgttcgtttgggtttattgtttgaggcgaatgtgtaggtataaCCAAGTATTGCGTGTATGATAGAAATTTGAGCTTTCGTTGCGCGAAGCAAAAGCTTTCGGTTTTTCTTTGCGTTGTCGTCTCCATGACAGGCTaaggagacgaaaactttcttagcaacaaattcacgcgaatggatagaagaaggtgcaacgaaggtttattattaacgtttcatcaatttattgattccacgagattcatttccactcaacctatcccactttgattctaccaatacataggtactacaaagcctatttatgaatggctGCACTGTTACTTAAAAAATCGCTGCAAAAAATGCATCTTAGTCCATCTataaaactattttcgattcttgtatatgttttgcttcgatatatgattaagaccactatTGAATATTTTGTGTTTGTGTTCCCATTTTTGTACGCTCAAACGTAACTAGATACATTTGCGATAGATATATTTTATTGCGACGTTTCATTACCAACACACCATTTTCAATAAAACAGCATCACACAAAAAGAAAAATGCAAGCATTTTTGTAATGAATTTGATTATCTACATCATAAACAAAACATGCAAATAAAATTGTACCTTTGAACGCTTTcgttaaaaatatttaataaatacTGAAATTGCTGCGGAGGTGGATAATTTTTTTAgtattgaaaatgctttactcgACTATATGGGGCTGTGGCTAGGCGTAAaactaaaagttaaaattcaATCACTATCACGAAAATGTATAATTTTAAAGGAGCGTTGTCATTTGTTGATGGTTTTGGGTCATTTTACCTGTAATCGATTCAAAAAAGTTCAACTTAAAAATTGTTTGGAACTTTATTTTGGTATTTCAAATGTAACATTATGAAAATGTGAGAAgtttcgttatttgggatttagtttgtaaaaaaaagtattcgttatttgggatttagttcgtaaaaaaagtttgctccACATTCTTATtgaaattcgttggttgagccatattctcgataaccataacaatatggctatttttggaacgggttttacaagtagatgatgaaaatggacaaatgaaacctttttgaaatccaagatggcgacttacggttgagaaaaattcttcataaccataacaatatgggtatttttggaacgggcttgacaagtagatgctaaaaatggacaaatggaacctttttgaaatccaagatggcgatttccggtttagaGAAATTCTCGATAATCATAATAATATGGCTATTTTGAGAACGGGTTTGACaaatagatgatgaaaatggacaaatggaacctttttgaaattcaagatggcgatttctggTTGAGAAAAATTCTTGATAGCCTTaaccatatgggtatttttggaacggtatgtacaagtagatgctgaaaatggataACTGGaaactttttgaaatccaagatggcgacttccggttgagaaaAATTCTCCATAACCATCTTACATGTCTTACTATCACTTTATCTATATCTATCTACAGGTAatcttcgatataacgtaccctcgatgtatcgtacatttttcctcgatataacgtacatattttataattttttttcacactCTTCAATTACGCATGTATTCCATGTTTTAAGCATTTAATATAGTTCACACTATCTTAAAACGTAATAATTGGGCTTCTAATGAGCATGTTAGCAATTGGCTATTTATTGAAAGCTACGAGagcatttttttccaattccaTTTGCGTATGATGGTCATTTCTTAAAACCAATCAGTTATCTCAACAAATAATACCAGATCAGTAAATTCTAACCAATTAtaagcaaaaaaatcaaaattagtgTGACCATTGATAGTTTGCTTGTGGACTGCGGAATCTGATTCTCTGAGCCGAGTGACAATGTTTATGTTCCATGGCATGCTTTGCCATAAAAACAGTCTGTGAAATGCAATCATATTTGATGACAATCAGATACAATCGCTTCGTGAAACTGTGGAATTCGGTCCTACGGattagagattttttttatcattttcgatATTTGGGCCATCGAATTACATCAACCGTATGATctacgaatcatattgaaagtaATGCGGACACATTTAACTCCAATTTCAGATATTCCGGAAATCAGTTCCCTGAGCTGATGACTGTTTTGTCTATTTTGCATTGATGTCGCCATCATATGACGCATAAAATTACGTCCCCTTGATGATCTATGAGGAATCCAGtgatatttgtcaaaattttgctGCTCGTTTCTGAGACTCCTGAATCCGGTTACTAGAGAAGATTGTTTTCACATCCTATTATGGGTCACATCAAATAAATGAAAGTGAGAGATCTTATTTGTAGTTACACGGACAATTGTGCACGTTTTACGACCGGTTTGGTGTATTTAGGAAACCGGTTAGCGGactgaaatatattttcagagaTTCTTAAATCGTGGATATAAGTGCATCTTTATATTCTATTCTAATTATTTGATAAGGCGCACACGGTAGGAATAATAAAAAACACTTTAGAAGCACAGACACAATAATAATGACAAATGACTTAATAATTAGGAAtaagaatattttcaataaattagattcatataagaaaaaaaaattccggcGTCTTTTTATGGAACCACTATAATTTTCTTATGAGAAAAGTTGTTTCACACTGCTAGGTAcattatattttcaaaattagttatgcgttgtcaaaattctacaaaataaagtaccatgaacaACAATTCGATTTCCATCTTGTACTCGTcaatcccattccgaaaatacccatattgttgaggttatagagaatttatctaaaacggaagtcgccatcttggatttcgaaataTCTTCAgatatcgatttccgtcatgtactcgtcaacccccttccgaaaatacccatattgttgaggttaaagggaatttatctaaaccggaagtcgccatcttggattatgaaatggctcaagacatggatttccgtcatgtactcgtcaactccattccgaaaatacccatattgttgagtttaaagagaatttatctaaactggaagtcgccatcttagattacGAAATGGCTCtatttccgtcatgtactcgtcaaccccattccgaaaatacccaacttttattagtaacagttagctaagaatacgtgaaacttcatactgtactgtacaacctcaaactttttttacgaacttggttcgtaaaaaaagagttcgttatatCGAATTAGGTTCGTAAAAAAGTTGCGTAAATCGAATATaacgtaaaaaaagagttcgtaaatggaggtttcagttaCTGAAAAATCCGCAAATCTTCAGAAAAATAGCCAAA carries:
- the LOC131692484 gene encoding uncharacterized protein LOC131692484 isoform X5, with protein sequence MMVEKAEGFLFRKPVYQYFQYLETSYDASGSGLGEPPYRGHHGSPHSSPSRYSYNNSAKTSIQHWRTSSGGASDFKRNSRLRSSTSAVPGGGAGGGSGSSTSSSSTGSNMVDLNIPRGHSPHFSPSRQTTQTGDTQTLHVYLPNHGFRMIRFDEASDVRQIINLIVNSMSPGHKTNPQSYALRLRHMLTKEVLWMPPDTSMTQVMAHIFNPSCSNADCPNVDKSTIAKRMQQKTSGVVGHANSVWKAELRVRYIPKSLKELYEKDRTTCHFYFDQVKQDYIQSNIPNIDQDIAIQLCCLGIRHYYKDTNHSSNDRKHHLEYIEKEMGFSNFIPKSVIDTIKQKNLKKLIQAGYKKVYSYTEMEYMLKFFDLLRTQYTFDQEQFNVQLSSGWNIRVDLIIGPHVGISYSVNPQAPPTKVTDFENIERITTSVVSSSLTKSGHQAVKQPGSKNSKDQPDLTSSCGSGGSGDKKDKKGVTCPCSEIKTQLRIKVSGNSEDLAITCDGIKTSESIADLVDGYCRLFNNTDISLWDRTVIPKTTPNNSATNSLEKSQIKRMTDSQSSEKQDSPRSSSDKLNNSMHNELEASTSSNCKPTLNDDYAELGMCDEEGDYSTPAARNYELDRTNITLNEIIGVGQFGDVHIGSCRLSSKSSLANKLNQSLTSEFDDLSLSGGNGENNNSETPQKGGVVQVAVKTCKADADLATSEKFLEEAYIMQKFEHPHIIKLIGICSGPPIWIVMELARLGELRAYLKKNGSKLKLGTLLLYSYQLSTALSYLESKKFVHRDIAARNVLVSSPTCIKLADFGLSRWVEDQSYYTSTKGMLPIKWMAPESINFRRFTTASDVWMFGVCTWEILMLGVKPFQGIKNCDVIGKLENGERLPLPPNCPPRLYSLMSQCWSYEPHKRPNFKNVKEVLYEILMEERHSDCETMRRENRRVAAMSWGAGDDMAPPKPARGPMMGGDGSQQALGAPQTYIIARDPAVLAALMRENEQRGVNASCYTTPASVFNTLAVDIDPKSQNNTDKTTHTNDANITGNLPLKTVSLPATELLKLDPTVDEANKQPTTINPINDPNPSAPSSLEIENQNSLVTSPSTATLVPSTCIDNTADQSAGSGSLEPHKTSHDSISTNNNQIPPNQPNSTFPIPCEIINAITQQTHSIEPTYKAIQKNQITSNSTVITGMNHSAQANNNFVHPNAPLQQQQQFFTSSAIQQQPVQSMPANLVMYQQYHAQQQQEQYFQQVPYQQQIFQQQQQHGGYIQYPGQFVQTGMVKSPQEDQQQHTSNNSRSLERSAVSTYAARINSLERTRQMGMDYGSAKAMRSNSLTRQYSGGNQMESYPVNHGVRSASLERGGQIGQAYMNRMGSLERNQNQAIFMNNAKGGSLERNQSAAIVNDMMNKTAYKGGSLERNQHVIMNTGSRGGSLERNLSYQGYRNPVSAAPREQEPFQEEIYDFGGVNVKSCASIALKKSVEKGILPPSTLVSPGVNQPAANFSLPPPYSSAQSSKFNVQLQQQNTPQRSIWQQQQQQQIFQQQQQTPFITASQSPLPQGVMAIASSQQVQFPHQPVQLKAVGMTQQMPMVAAIPQQATGPVQQQQQPPVQPTTCGSGQKVQETQQILEAKLRKQQQESEVDSKWLQQEENNLKKRLSLITSAAGSVSFDQQQQELNNGSGSLSGSYHSQQSPHFSPQNTMSGPQSLGDHYPTTPNTSDSRPHTPGSTSGMIKSKSSSMERCTTPLSGDEKFVIKKLEPTRTMPLDRNGDIVYIATTSVVKSIMALSQGVDKSQAADYLDLVRNVGIELRTLLGAVDQISVSFPAQCHKEVEMAHKVLSKDMFELVAAMRLAQQYSETTLDAEYRKSMLSAAHVLAMDAKNLLDVVDSIRVRFPNLVLPKQPSLPTSPTQKQPPLSATSHPSPSSVSVTPAVSLGNTSNSVSNPPSSGTTSLSYQQQQTFDMQPAGGECYQNLQPKQIFHSHSSPPSSLTHSYEVNQTQLYTNQQCGIYDNDCVINQQQWSNDSRPKKPLIAMKPPAAALASHKLKSSSAFSTNSQQTSTGDELLNEPLKIVEDPAELYSNTTTASTTVISSNSSNSVSVMSSSSSSGAIKLPEPVSCTIVQENLLVTNNQKVMANKLV